A region from the Rhodothermus sp. genome encodes:
- a CDS encoding argininosuccinate synthase — protein sequence MSIVLAFSGGLDTSFCVPYLHETYGEPVYTVTVNTGGLTETDMAEIEALSQQLGAAGHFTIDGRHDLFRDHLSYLIKGNVLRGGVYPLCVGPERIVQARKVVEVARQLGARAIAHGSTGAGNDQVRFDVALRILADDLEILTPIRELGLSREAATAYLKQRGIDVPEKKTAYSINRGLWGTTIGGRETHTTTEPLPDDAYPDTVPPAQAPDTPLELTITFEQGIPTALNGETLDPVTLIERLNQLGATHGVGRGIHVGDTILGIKGRVGFEAPAALILISAHRELEKIVLTRWQRYQKDHLADFYGMLLHEGQYFDPVMRDIEAFLDSSQQTVTGTVRVRLFKGHLDVLGCDSPYSLFNPQIATYGEQNRLWDGRDAQGFTRIYGVQALLAARARQSTAQHETNQTAA from the coding sequence TGCGTGCCGTACCTGCACGAGACCTACGGCGAGCCGGTCTATACGGTAACCGTCAACACCGGAGGGCTGACGGAAACCGACATGGCTGAGATCGAAGCCCTCTCGCAGCAGCTTGGCGCAGCCGGCCATTTCACGATTGACGGCCGTCATGATCTGTTCCGGGATCACCTGAGTTACCTGATCAAAGGTAACGTGTTGCGGGGCGGCGTCTATCCGCTCTGTGTAGGGCCAGAACGTATCGTTCAGGCCCGTAAGGTGGTGGAGGTAGCCCGCCAGCTGGGCGCACGGGCTATAGCCCATGGCTCAACAGGCGCTGGCAACGACCAAGTCCGCTTCGACGTAGCGCTACGTATCCTGGCCGACGACCTGGAAATTCTGACGCCCATCCGAGAGCTGGGCCTCAGCCGCGAGGCGGCCACGGCCTACCTGAAGCAGCGGGGCATCGATGTGCCGGAAAAGAAAACTGCCTACTCCATCAACCGGGGGCTCTGGGGCACCACCATCGGGGGACGCGAAACGCACACCACCACCGAACCGCTACCCGACGACGCCTATCCCGATACGGTCCCGCCAGCTCAAGCACCCGACACACCCTTGGAGCTGACGATCACCTTCGAGCAGGGCATCCCGACCGCGCTCAATGGCGAGACCCTGGACCCGGTCACGCTCATCGAACGCCTCAACCAGCTCGGTGCCACGCACGGCGTGGGTCGGGGCATTCATGTGGGCGACACGATCCTGGGCATCAAAGGTCGCGTGGGCTTCGAAGCACCGGCTGCCCTGATCCTGATCAGTGCGCATCGGGAACTGGAAAAGATCGTGCTGACCCGCTGGCAGCGCTATCAGAAAGATCATCTGGCCGACTTCTACGGCATGCTGCTCCACGAAGGCCAGTACTTCGATCCGGTCATGCGCGACATTGAAGCCTTCCTGGATTCCTCCCAACAGACCGTAACAGGTACCGTGCGCGTGCGGCTCTTCAAAGGCCACCTCGACGTGCTCGGCTGCGACAGTCCCTATTCCCTGTTCAATCCACAGATTGCCACCTACGGCGAACAGAACCGACTCTGGGACGGGCGCGACGCCCAGGGCTTTACCCGTATCTACGGGGTGCAGGCCCTGTTGGCCGCCCGGGCTCGCCAGTCGACTGCCCAACACGAAACCAACCAGACGGCCGCTTAA